A genomic region of Gemmata massiliana contains the following coding sequences:
- a CDS encoding AAA family ATPase, which produces MTLEQYTANHRYVLDAVAKATGITDPVAFVPSGLYYPLLQNAIRGPLLPLDGVLTRDWIGVSRKYWPGMQFGIRQYSIEGITFARCVAPFGASGSYDFFVVAKGDYLKLFRQAIKSHRTKEPEGEAPVLLSEQLETLKQNTLGFLDRKNLQRIKELGGRAKRGILLTGPPGNGKTSACRWLWRECLRLGYEYRLVTPDTYRSARGSNDPVEAVKELFSVGRRGVIFFDDMDIALRDRNTVGETEDQAVFLSALDGIEVNEGIAYVFTTNCSMSLIDPAFKRPGRIDVVLHLEPPDAPLRRELVGRWHADVQSGVDTEHVVSQTAGFSFAEIEEVKNLLILLFLNDGKWDWDRAMDQFRENRQELAARKSRSVGFGTAATATANGSGH; this is translated from the coding sequence ATGACACTCGAACAATACACCGCGAACCACCGGTACGTCCTCGACGCGGTGGCGAAGGCCACCGGGATCACCGACCCGGTGGCCTTCGTTCCCAGTGGCCTCTACTACCCGCTGCTCCAGAACGCGATCCGCGGGCCGCTCCTCCCGCTCGACGGCGTGCTCACACGCGACTGGATCGGCGTGAGCCGCAAGTACTGGCCCGGGATGCAGTTCGGCATCCGGCAGTACAGCATCGAGGGGATCACGTTCGCGCGCTGCGTGGCCCCGTTCGGGGCGTCCGGGAGCTACGACTTCTTCGTCGTCGCGAAGGGCGATTACCTCAAACTGTTCCGGCAGGCGATCAAGTCGCACCGCACGAAGGAACCCGAGGGCGAAGCGCCGGTCCTCCTGAGCGAGCAACTCGAAACGCTCAAACAGAACACGCTCGGCTTCCTCGACCGCAAGAACCTCCAGCGCATCAAAGAACTGGGCGGGCGCGCGAAGCGCGGCATCTTGCTCACCGGCCCGCCCGGTAACGGCAAAACGAGTGCGTGCCGGTGGTTGTGGCGCGAGTGCCTGCGGCTCGGCTACGAGTACCGGCTCGTCACGCCCGACACGTACCGCTCGGCACGCGGGTCCAACGACCCGGTCGAAGCGGTGAAGGAACTGTTCTCGGTGGGGCGCCGCGGGGTGATCTTCTTCGACGACATGGACATCGCGCTGCGCGACCGCAACACCGTCGGCGAGACCGAGGACCAGGCGGTGTTCCTCAGCGCGCTCGACGGCATCGAGGTGAACGAGGGCATCGCCTACGTGTTCACGACCAACTGCTCGATGTCGCTCATCGATCCGGCGTTCAAGCGCCCGGGGCGCATCGACGTGGTGCTTCACCTCGAACCGCCGGACGCGCCCCTCCGGCGCGAACTCGTCGGGCGCTGGCACGCAGACGTTCAGTCCGGTGTAGACACGGAGCACGTCGTTTCTCAGACCGCGGGGTTCAGTTTCGCGGAAATCGAAGAGGTGAAGAACCTGCTCATCCTGCTGTTCCTCAACGACGGGAAGTGGGACTGGGACCGGGCGATGGACCAGTTCCGGGAGAACCGCCAGGAACTCGCGGCGCGGAAGTCGCGCTCCGTCGGCTTCGGCACCGCGGCCACGGCTACGGCCAACGGCAGCGGGCACTGA
- a CDS encoding outer membrane protein assembly factor BamB family protein, which yields MTVPVGPAQTPKPPEPAEPGITEPVVTVHRFDGKYLCCDRERALVYVQVGQDKAEIQSRPLASTIPAADTNAKNDAKRIEVPAGETVAHNGKVFLCTARELLVIDTECRIDWRFVLPGKADNGEQLLGAVGFHDGKVYLASRNEPRSDSSEKTGHVYTLDVTTGRQTGFASLRGGFGDQPKFSSKADIIFAANTTGVIRYNVTEQRQTWATKTVSVGPHQAAGYDFLFTTMANGFGAVYEAGGDVFLAPSTVTVTAPATPFFIDATQEHGLLVPTSGGLNSYSLVLLKHRNLTNRSQVWQLPVKDAITAAPVIHGGNVYFVSGKVVYRVSAATGAVCWKQTVSLNANESLTGLALVDGELRVSGSGVLVRVAERVDPHPRQIFFGGFGTWGSR from the coding sequence GTGACTGTTCCGGTCGGTCCGGCTCAGACGCCGAAGCCACCCGAACCAGCGGAGCCCGGGATCACCGAACCCGTTGTGACGGTTCATCGCTTCGATGGGAAGTATCTCTGTTGTGACCGCGAGCGCGCTTTGGTGTACGTGCAGGTCGGTCAAGACAAGGCGGAGATCCAGAGCCGTCCGCTCGCGAGCACGATCCCGGCCGCCGACACCAACGCGAAGAACGACGCGAAGCGGATCGAAGTGCCGGCCGGGGAAACGGTTGCGCACAACGGGAAAGTGTTCCTCTGCACGGCGCGCGAGCTTCTTGTGATCGACACGGAGTGCCGCATCGACTGGCGGTTCGTGCTGCCCGGCAAAGCGGACAACGGCGAGCAGTTACTCGGTGCCGTGGGGTTTCACGACGGGAAGGTGTACCTCGCGAGCCGAAATGAGCCGAGGAGTGACTCGTCAGAGAAGACCGGTCACGTGTACACGCTCGATGTGACGACCGGCCGACAAACCGGGTTCGCCTCTCTGCGGGGCGGGTTCGGTGACCAGCCCAAATTCTCCTCGAAGGCGGACATCATTTTCGCGGCCAATACGACAGGCGTGATCCGGTACAACGTAACCGAGCAACGGCAAACGTGGGCGACCAAGACCGTTTCAGTGGGACCGCACCAAGCGGCTGGGTACGATTTTCTTTTCACGACAATGGCCAATGGGTTCGGCGCGGTCTACGAGGCGGGGGGCGATGTGTTCCTGGCCCCTTCTACAGTAACCGTGACCGCACCTGCGACCCCGTTCTTCATTGATGCGACCCAGGAGCACGGTCTACTCGTTCCGACAAGTGGGGGATTGAACTCGTACTCTTTGGTGCTGCTCAAGCACCGCAATCTAACGAACCGGTCCCAAGTTTGGCAGCTTCCAGTGAAGGACGCGATCACCGCCGCGCCCGTGATTCATGGGGGCAACGTGTACTTTGTTTCGGGCAAGGTGGTGTACCGCGTGAGCGCCGCGACGGGCGCCGTGTGTTGGAAGCAAACCGTTTCATTGAACGCCAATGAGTCTCTCACAGGCCTCGCGCTCGTGGACGGTGAATTGCGCGTGTCAGGGAGCGGAGTTCTGGTGCGAGTCGCGGAACGAGTTGATCCGCACCCGCGGCAGATCTTCTTCGGAGGATTCGGTACCTGGGGCTCCAGGTGA
- the ispG gene encoding flavodoxin-dependent (E)-4-hydroxy-3-methylbut-2-enyl-diphosphate synthase — protein sequence MTTGSRFDLSVLETAQRVPGKPRHKTREVKVGSVIIGGSNPVAVQSMTTTDTFDVDATIKQIHALEEAGCELVRVTVPKPEDAGALTQIKQKIGIPLICDIHFDYKMALSALDHPVDKIRINPGNIGTEERFRQVVRKAKDKGIPMRIGVNAGSLERDLCEKYEFPCPPAMVESALRHIETAESEGFRDIIVSLKSSDVLVAVEAYRLFAKMCDYPTHIGITEAGKPPYAVTKSATGLAPILLDGIGDTVRISLLGDPVPEIAAAFDILQATQRRVRRPELIACPTCGRLAIDLEKIIAELEGRLNGKRLPVKISVLGCVVNGPGEAREADIGIAAGNGQGMIFRNGEMVRRVAEAEIVDALMEELARWEAENQHRIPKTTDAEGIGRRKLPVVTA from the coding sequence ATGACCACCGGCTCGCGCTTCGACCTGAGCGTGCTCGAAACGGCCCAGAGGGTTCCGGGCAAACCGCGCCACAAGACCCGCGAGGTGAAGGTCGGCTCCGTCATCATCGGTGGGTCGAACCCGGTCGCGGTGCAGTCGATGACGACCACCGACACGTTCGACGTGGACGCCACGATCAAGCAGATCCACGCGCTGGAAGAGGCCGGGTGCGAGCTCGTCCGCGTGACCGTGCCGAAACCGGAGGACGCGGGGGCGCTCACGCAGATCAAACAGAAGATCGGCATCCCGCTCATCTGCGACATCCACTTCGACTACAAGATGGCGCTCTCCGCGCTCGATCACCCCGTCGACAAGATCCGCATCAACCCGGGGAACATCGGGACCGAGGAGCGGTTCCGCCAGGTCGTGCGGAAGGCGAAGGATAAGGGAATCCCGATGCGGATCGGGGTGAACGCGGGGAGCCTCGAGCGAGACCTGTGCGAGAAGTACGAGTTCCCCTGCCCGCCCGCGATGGTCGAGAGCGCGCTGCGCCACATCGAAACGGCTGAGAGCGAGGGGTTCCGCGACATCATCGTGTCGCTGAAGTCGAGCGACGTGCTCGTCGCGGTCGAGGCGTACCGCCTGTTCGCCAAGATGTGCGACTACCCCACCCACATCGGCATTACCGAAGCGGGCAAGCCGCCCTACGCGGTCACGAAGTCCGCGACGGGCCTCGCCCCGATCCTGCTCGACGGCATCGGCGACACGGTTCGGATCTCGCTTCTGGGCGACCCGGTGCCGGAAATCGCCGCCGCGTTCGACATCCTGCAAGCGACCCAGCGCCGCGTGCGCCGGCCGGAGCTGATCGCGTGCCCCACGTGCGGGCGCCTCGCGATCGACCTGGAGAAGATCATCGCGGAACTCGAAGGTCGGCTGAACGGCAAGCGCCTGCCGGTGAAGATCAGCGTGCTGGGGTGCGTCGTGAACGGCCCCGGCGAGGCGCGCGAGGCCGACATCGGGATCGCCGCGGGCAACGGCCAGGGCATGATCTTCCGCAACGGCGAAATGGTTCGGCGCGTCGCGGAAGCGGAGATCGTGGACGCGCTCATGGAGGAGTTGGCCCGCTGGGAAGCGGAGAACCAGCACCGCATCCCGAAGACGACCGACGCGGAGGGCATCGGCCGGCGCAAGCTGCCGGTCGTGACCGCGTGA
- a CDS encoding response regulator transcription factor: MRVLLVEDHQPLVKALRQGLEEEGFAVDVATDGEEADVKCRSTSYDVVVLDVMLPKVDGLSLLKRWRGSGINTHVLMLTAKTTTNDKVTGLDAGADDYLPKPFEMDELFARLRALIRRGHQQKDPVLRCYDLEIDTAARTVRRSGQVVHLTPREYALLEFLAFHRGKVVTRSMIWEHLYDEYDENTSNVVDVYIRYLRNKVDKGFDPPLILTRWGEGYMLRGDDDPPPQKA; encoded by the coding sequence GTGCGCGTGCTGCTCGTTGAAGACCACCAACCACTTGTCAAAGCCTTACGACAGGGGTTGGAAGAAGAAGGGTTCGCCGTCGACGTCGCGACCGATGGCGAAGAAGCGGACGTGAAGTGCCGGAGCACGTCCTACGACGTCGTCGTTCTCGACGTGATGTTGCCGAAAGTTGACGGATTAAGTCTGTTAAAGAGGTGGCGCGGGTCCGGTATCAATACACACGTCCTGATGTTGACCGCGAAAACCACAACGAACGACAAGGTGACGGGACTGGACGCGGGAGCCGACGACTACCTCCCCAAGCCGTTCGAGATGGACGAATTGTTCGCGCGGTTGCGGGCTCTGATCCGCCGCGGGCACCAGCAAAAAGACCCCGTGCTGCGGTGCTACGACCTGGAAATCGACACCGCGGCCCGCACGGTGCGCCGGTCCGGGCAGGTCGTTCACCTCACGCCGCGCGAGTATGCCCTGCTGGAGTTCCTCGCGTTCCACCGCGGCAAGGTGGTGACCCGGAGCATGATCTGGGAGCACCTCTACGACGAGTACGACGAGAACACGTCGAACGTCGTGGACGTGTACATTCGGTACCTGCGAAACAAGGTCGATAAGGGGTTCGATCCGCCGCTGATCCTCACCCGCTGGGGCGAGGGGTACATGCTCCGCGGCGACGACGATCCGCCCCCACAGAAGGCGTGA
- a CDS encoding sensor histidine kinase → MRSIRRSLLAYLLVLLALALGAVGVLVDGFAIDAIRAREKSESDNIEHAFKVRHQEAKAKFDADLMTESKALAKEAHYKLSLLLGQTEPLRRLSPSEQVAVQIGGAVLGHNLEFRRPPGGGPGGPGPRPEPQPQPPLRASEDEARQYSLRLGLLRNVPGPNLWSHLAPAAATEPHLRGNDSRRAYPYWVEFDGPRFVVRVQEAFRKVFTDDEHSFPYQFQFTLVATYPNRVRNVAVIRSEGIHEDLAVDPAFLEPTEELEPKLEDITDPGLGACRRIVTGTWANGRPNVFWLVLPTPPTPTTPSRFLIQPWRGADMGLRVIVQTIRPYSDLDARLAADQQTRDEQLERVRAETRIELAQFRGRLILIGAGTFAALVLGGWFFVARGLAPLQMLSDAVSQVSEKDFRLPVVAHELGRELAPIHARITQTLTLLQRAFEREKQAVADISHELRTPIASLLATIDVALRKPRTPEQYRTTLEECRLISKQLGQLVERIMTLASLDAGNDHTHITRTDAGELAIGCAAVIRPLAAANNLSVAVNTDEVAVDTDPGKLREVLMNLLHNAVEYNSPNGTIDLAVRREGEAVVFEVRDTGIGMTPEVRERIFERFYRADSSRHATGVHAGLGLAIVKEYVARLNGSIEVESEPGAGTTFRVTLSTPASEPAPSAITRMKAPRDVVPSGS, encoded by the coding sequence ATGCGCTCGATCCGGCGCTCGCTACTGGCTTACCTGCTGGTGCTACTCGCGCTCGCGCTGGGCGCGGTGGGCGTACTCGTGGACGGGTTCGCGATCGACGCGATCCGCGCCCGCGAGAAATCGGAATCGGACAACATCGAACACGCTTTCAAAGTGCGCCACCAGGAAGCGAAGGCGAAATTCGATGCGGACCTGATGACCGAATCGAAGGCGCTCGCGAAGGAAGCCCACTACAAGCTCAGTTTGCTCTTGGGTCAAACGGAACCGCTGCGCCGGCTCAGCCCGTCAGAACAGGTCGCGGTCCAAATCGGCGGCGCGGTCCTCGGTCACAACCTGGAATTCCGCCGCCCGCCCGGGGGCGGGCCGGGTGGCCCGGGTCCGCGCCCGGAACCCCAACCACAACCGCCACTGCGTGCATCTGAAGACGAGGCCCGCCAGTACAGTTTGCGCCTCGGGCTCCTGAGAAACGTTCCCGGCCCGAACCTCTGGTCGCACCTCGCACCGGCCGCGGCGACCGAGCCCCATCTGAGGGGCAACGATTCCCGCCGGGCCTACCCGTACTGGGTGGAATTCGACGGGCCGCGGTTCGTGGTGCGGGTTCAAGAAGCGTTCCGAAAAGTGTTCACCGACGACGAGCACTCGTTCCCGTACCAGTTCCAGTTCACGCTGGTGGCCACGTACCCGAACCGCGTGCGGAACGTTGCCGTTATCCGTTCGGAAGGAATTCACGAAGACCTCGCGGTCGACCCCGCGTTCCTGGAACCGACCGAAGAACTCGAGCCGAAACTCGAAGACATCACGGACCCGGGCCTCGGGGCCTGTCGGCGCATCGTCACGGGGACGTGGGCGAACGGGCGCCCGAACGTGTTCTGGCTCGTCCTACCGACCCCGCCCACGCCGACCACCCCCTCGCGGTTCCTGATCCAGCCGTGGCGCGGCGCGGACATGGGGTTGCGGGTGATCGTTCAAACGATACGCCCGTACTCGGACCTCGACGCCCGCCTCGCGGCCGACCAGCAAACGCGGGACGAGCAACTGGAGCGCGTGCGGGCCGAAACGCGGATCGAACTCGCGCAGTTCCGCGGGCGCCTCATTCTGATCGGGGCCGGCACGTTCGCCGCGCTGGTGCTCGGCGGGTGGTTCTTCGTCGCCCGCGGGCTGGCCCCGCTCCAAATGCTCTCCGACGCCGTCAGCCAGGTGTCCGAAAAGGACTTCCGCTTGCCCGTTGTCGCGCACGAACTGGGCCGCGAACTGGCCCCCATCCACGCCCGCATCACGCAGACCCTCACCCTCCTCCAGCGGGCTTTTGAACGGGAGAAACAGGCAGTGGCCGATATTTCGCACGAGCTCCGCACGCCCATCGCGTCCCTCCTCGCGACCATCGACGTCGCCCTCCGCAAGCCGCGCACGCCCGAGCAGTACCGGACCACACTCGAGGAGTGCCGGCTGATCTCGAAGCAACTGGGCCAGTTGGTCGAGCGGATCATGACCCTGGCCTCGCTCGATGCGGGCAACGACCACACGCACATCACCCGCACCGACGCGGGCGAACTCGCGATCGGGTGCGCGGCCGTCATCCGCCCGCTCGCCGCCGCGAACAATCTCTCGGTCGCGGTCAACACCGACGAGGTGGCGGTCGACACCGACCCGGGCAAGCTCCGCGAAGTGCTGATGAACTTGCTGCACAACGCGGTCGAATACAACTCGCCGAACGGCACAATCGATCTGGCCGTCCGGCGCGAGGGCGAGGCGGTCGTGTTCGAGGTGCGCGACACGGGCATCGGCATGACGCCCGAGGTGCGGGAGCGCATCTTCGAGCGGTTCTACCGCGCGGACTCGTCGCGCCACGCCACCGGAGTCCACGCCGGGTTGGGGCTCGCTATTGTGAAGGAGTACGTGGCGCGGCTCAACGGCTCGATCGAAGTGGAAAGCGAACCGGGCGCCGGGACCACGTTCCGCGTCACGCTCTCGACGCCCGCCAGCGAACCGGCCCCCTCCGCAATTACGCGCATGAAGGCGCCACGCGACGTGGTCCCCAGCGGGTCGTAG
- a CDS encoding sugar phosphate isomerase/epimerase family protein codes for MFTLSAFADEISPDPREQVAVLKASRVRFIEFRSIHKTNVLSLTDDQIKEFKALIDGEGIALSAIGSPIGKVAVDAPFEPHLDKFKRAIELCGVLGTRGIRVFSYYPPGNDPNFDPANWPAHRAEVIRRMGAKAEIAARNSVVLFHENEHRIYGDSPDRVADILGTVNSPALRAAYDAANYTYGNFDPVEGWEKTKAYTSHFHIKDWKRGGHAAGHDYGVIAGTGDGNVAHSVRGAIAMGYKGFAVMEPHLRGGGPTGGVTGPDLFPYATDAFRAILRECGGVEG; via the coding sequence ATGTTTACCTTGTCCGCATTCGCTGATGAGATCTCGCCCGACCCGCGCGAACAGGTCGCGGTTCTGAAGGCGAGCCGCGTCCGATTCATCGAGTTCCGGTCGATCCACAAGACCAACGTGCTGAGCCTTACCGACGACCAGATCAAGGAGTTCAAGGCGCTCATCGACGGCGAGGGCATCGCCCTTTCCGCGATCGGCTCGCCCATCGGGAAGGTCGCGGTGGACGCTCCATTCGAGCCGCACCTCGACAAGTTCAAACGCGCCATCGAATTGTGCGGTGTGCTCGGCACGCGCGGCATCCGCGTGTTCAGCTACTACCCGCCCGGCAACGACCCGAACTTCGACCCGGCGAACTGGCCCGCTCACCGCGCGGAGGTGATCCGGCGCATGGGGGCAAAGGCCGAGATCGCGGCGCGGAACAGCGTCGTACTGTTCCACGAGAACGAGCACCGCATCTACGGCGATTCACCGGACCGCGTCGCGGACATCCTCGGCACCGTCAACAGCCCGGCGCTCCGCGCGGCCTACGACGCGGCCAACTACACTTACGGCAACTTCGACCCGGTCGAAGGGTGGGAGAAGACGAAAGCGTACACGTCGCACTTCCACATCAAGGACTGGAAGCGCGGGGGGCACGCGGCCGGCCACGACTACGGGGTGATCGCGGGGACCGGCGACGGGAACGTCGCGCACAGTGTCCGCGGGGCGATCGCGATGGGGTACAAGGGGTTCGCGGTGATGGAGCCGCACCTGCGCGGCGGCGGCCCGACCGGAGGGGTGACGGGACCGGACCTGTTCCCGTATGCGACCGACGCTTTCCGCGCCATTCTCCGCGAGTGCGGTGGCGTTGAGGGGTGA
- a CDS encoding YceI family protein: MPRILIALGLVAALAVPAGAADAKYALTGDNTKVTFVGKKADGKHTGGFGKLTGSATVAGGDPTKLEVTVEIETESIFSDDEKLTGHLKNADFFDVKNQPKATFKSTKVEKGTAGYTVTGDLTLLGKTKSVSFPATITEKDGKLEVAASFAIDRTQWGMTYGKGKIDDNVELGIKVEAKK, translated from the coding sequence ATGCCCCGGATTCTGATCGCGCTCGGTCTCGTTGCGGCTCTCGCCGTCCCCGCCGGCGCCGCGGACGCGAAGTACGCCCTCACCGGCGACAACACGAAGGTCACGTTCGTCGGGAAGAAGGCCGACGGCAAACACACTGGTGGGTTCGGCAAACTCACCGGGTCCGCGACCGTCGCCGGCGGCGACCCCACGAAGCTCGAGGTCACGGTGGAGATCGAAACGGAGTCGATCTTCTCCGACGACGAGAAACTCACCGGGCACCTCAAGAACGCGGACTTCTTCGACGTGAAGAACCAGCCGAAGGCCACGTTCAAATCGACGAAGGTGGAAAAGGGCACGGCGGGCTACACCGTGACCGGTGACCTGACGCTCCTCGGCAAGACGAAGTCCGTCAGCTTCCCCGCGACCATCACCGAGAAGGACGGGAAGCTCGAAGTCGCCGCGTCGTTCGCCATCGACCGCACGCAGTGGGGCATGACCTACGGTAAGGGCAAGATCGACGACAATGTCGAGCTGGGTATCAAGGTCGAAGCGAAGAAGTAA
- a CDS encoding ATP-dependent helicase produces the protein MSDSNDLLADLTDDQRAAVTHGEGPLLILAGAGSGKTRVITRRVAHLLRSGVRASNILAITFTNKAASEMKNRVEKLAPGNRVWVSTFHSLGARLLRQYAERLGFDRNFTIYDVDDRNKLVKDALEASGMDNVKFSPERVGGAISKAKNQLLTPPQYERTATDFFQQVVGKVYHGYEKRLRKANAMDFDDLLYLPAMALKTNEELRAELDARFKYVLIDEYQDTNSAQYQIVKQLSLNYPNLCVVGDPDQSIYKWRGSDIKIILDFERDFPDSRTITLAQNYRSTKSIIHAASVLIDHNKQRKKKDLVTDNPQGDPVRVITFDNGLDEAEGVVLRIKEAVKSGKFKYRDHAIFMRINALTRSLESAFVKHGVKFQIVKGLAFFERKENRDVLAYLRLLANPQDTVSFLRVVNEPGRGIGKVSLDKLQGFAADQEIGLLAAAGQVAKITEIRGKAVSGLRDFHRMMSDLRARLDLPPHDLVRLVLEKSGYEAMLRDSTDEDDAERLANVGELVTAAKQFWDEDNTRTITDFLEQITLASDVDGWDEQADHVSVMTLHASKGLEFPVVYVLAVEEGLLPHERSMGRDDEIEEERRLCFVGMTRAMKELYMCHARMREFRGQLNYCIPSGFLQELPRGGVEFIDPSMARNAARTAADEWRLKASSAAKDWADTGARPFIPPRKPNPELKPTIPDAPDTGLAVGVLVQHEEFGLGNVTDVSGYGALRRVKIRFPAHGEKVFAGDKIRLKVVGRKKA, from the coding sequence ATGTCCGATTCAAACGACCTGCTCGCCGACCTCACCGACGATCAACGGGCCGCGGTGACGCACGGCGAGGGGCCGCTCCTGATCCTCGCGGGCGCGGGGAGCGGGAAGACGCGCGTGATCACGCGCCGGGTCGCGCACCTGCTCCGGTCCGGCGTGCGCGCGAGCAACATCCTGGCGATCACGTTCACGAACAAGGCCGCCAGCGAGATGAAGAACCGCGTCGAGAAGTTGGCGCCGGGCAACCGGGTGTGGGTGAGCACGTTCCACAGCCTCGGCGCGCGCCTCCTGCGCCAGTACGCGGAGCGCCTCGGGTTCGACCGCAACTTCACCATCTACGACGTGGACGACCGCAACAAGCTGGTGAAGGACGCGCTCGAGGCGAGCGGCATGGATAACGTGAAGTTCAGCCCGGAGCGCGTCGGCGGCGCGATCAGCAAGGCGAAGAACCAGCTCCTCACGCCCCCGCAGTACGAGCGCACCGCCACGGACTTCTTCCAGCAGGTCGTGGGGAAGGTGTACCACGGGTACGAGAAGCGGCTCCGCAAGGCCAACGCGATGGACTTCGACGATCTGCTGTACCTCCCCGCGATGGCGCTCAAGACGAACGAGGAACTGCGGGCCGAACTCGACGCGCGCTTCAAGTACGTGCTCATCGACGAGTACCAGGACACCAACTCGGCGCAGTACCAGATCGTCAAGCAGCTCAGCCTGAACTACCCGAACCTCTGCGTGGTCGGCGACCCCGACCAATCGATTTACAAATGGCGTGGTTCGGACATCAAAATTATCTTGGATTTCGAGCGCGACTTCCCGGACTCGCGCACCATCACGCTGGCGCAGAACTACCGCAGCACGAAGTCGATCATCCACGCGGCCAGCGTGCTCATCGACCACAACAAACAGCGCAAGAAGAAGGATCTCGTCACCGACAACCCGCAGGGCGATCCGGTCCGCGTGATCACGTTCGACAACGGGCTGGACGAGGCCGAGGGTGTGGTGCTGCGCATCAAGGAGGCCGTGAAGAGCGGCAAATTCAAGTACCGCGACCACGCGATCTTCATGCGCATCAATGCACTCACGCGGTCGCTCGAAAGCGCGTTCGTCAAGCACGGGGTCAAGTTCCAGATCGTGAAGGGGCTGGCGTTCTTCGAGCGCAAAGAGAACCGCGACGTGCTCGCGTACCTACGGCTGCTCGCGAACCCGCAGGACACCGTGAGTTTCCTCCGCGTCGTGAACGAACCCGGGCGCGGGATCGGCAAGGTGTCGCTGGACAAACTCCAGGGGTTCGCGGCGGACCAGGAGATCGGGCTGCTCGCCGCGGCCGGACAGGTGGCGAAGATCACCGAGATCCGCGGGAAGGCCGTGAGCGGGCTGCGGGACTTCCACCGGATGATGTCGGACCTACGCGCGCGGCTCGATCTGCCGCCGCACGACCTCGTTCGGCTCGTGCTGGAGAAGTCGGGCTATGAGGCCATGCTGCGCGACTCGACCGACGAAGACGACGCGGAGCGGCTCGCGAACGTGGGCGAACTCGTCACCGCCGCGAAGCAGTTCTGGGACGAGGACAACACCCGCACCATTACGGACTTCCTCGAACAGATCACGCTCGCGTCGGACGTGGACGGCTGGGACGAGCAGGCCGACCACGTGTCCGTGATGACGCTGCACGCCTCGAAGGGGCTGGAGTTCCCCGTCGTGTACGTCCTCGCGGTGGAAGAGGGGCTGTTGCCACACGAGCGCAGCATGGGGCGCGACGACGAGATCGAAGAAGAGCGCCGGTTGTGCTTCGTGGGCATGACGCGCGCGATGAAAGAACTGTATATGTGCCACGCCCGGATGCGCGAGTTCCGCGGGCAGTTGAACTACTGCATCCCGTCCGGGTTCCTGCAAGAACTGCCGCGCGGCGGCGTGGAGTTCATCGACCCGTCGATGGCCCGCAACGCCGCGCGCACCGCGGCCGACGAGTGGCGCCTGAAGGCGAGTTCGGCCGCGAAGGACTGGGCCGATACCGGCGCCCGGCCGTTCATCCCGCCGCGGAAGCCGAACCCGGAACTGAAGCCCACGATCCCCGACGCGCCGGACACCGGGCTGGCGGTGGGCGTGTTGGTCCAGCACGAGGAGTTCGGCCTCGGCAACGTGACGGACGTGAGCGGCTATGGCGCCCTGCGCCGCGTGAAGATCCGCTTCCCCGCACACGGCGAAAAGGTCTTCGCGGGCGATAAGATCCGACTCAAAGTCGTCGGCCGCAAGAAGGCGTAG
- a CDS encoding holo-ACP synthase: MEILGLGTQVMECARVRQLLDEHADAFLRQVYTDREVRFCNTKRQTTEQYTALWAAKEAVFRALGTTWKRGMNWTDVEIFCDPGTPPHATVSGATRELMAARGANHVMLTLAFCRSFATATAIAGRAAGPPVPEDTALDD; the protein is encoded by the coding sequence ATGGAAATACTCGGCCTCGGCACCCAAGTCATGGAGTGCGCGCGGGTGCGGCAGTTGCTCGACGAACACGCCGACGCCTTCTTGAGACAGGTCTATACCGACCGCGAGGTCCGGTTTTGCAACACGAAGCGCCAAACCACCGAACAGTACACGGCGCTCTGGGCCGCGAAAGAGGCGGTGTTCCGGGCACTGGGTACGACCTGGAAGCGCGGGATGAACTGGACCGACGTGGAGATCTTCTGCGACCCGGGAACCCCGCCGCACGCGACCGTGAGCGGGGCGACCCGGGAACTGATGGCGGCCCGCGGCGCGAACCACGTGATGCTCACGCTGGCGTTCTGCCGCAGTTTCGCGACCGCGACCGCCATCGCGGGCCGCGCCGCCGGGCCGCCGGTTCCCGAAGACACGGCCCTGGACGATTGA